The Microbulbifer hydrolyticus genome has a segment encoding these proteins:
- a CDS encoding efflux RND transporter periplasmic adaptor subunit, producing the protein MNSVLPCRLATLRVAATLVSLFSLAACSAPEAEKTKPPRPAIVVHPTAAGSQLAVYPGEVHARHEPALAFRVGGAVTRRLVEEGDRVKQGQPLAELDAQDLQLQRDAARAQLEAAKTENRNASNELTRYRGLLERKLIGESQFDAVKTRYDSSVAQLERARAQWKVADNQAQYAVLKAPADGVITRRNIDAGQVISAGQTVFVMAADGEREVRIDLPEQEMPRFAVGQPVTIEMWSQPGTPIDGQVRELSPAAEAGLRTFEARVAFSADDPGTATKPQLGQSARVYARTAQTSDSRPAQRLPMSSITADGVDAHVWRMDPDNFTLHKVAVTVSSYGHEYAEVLSSLRPEDWVLAAGTQLVREGQRVRPVDRQNRPIESDDRLAQSL; encoded by the coding sequence ATGAACAGTGTCCTTCCCTGCCGTCTGGCCACGCTCCGGGTGGCAGCCACGCTTGTCTCCCTTTTCAGTCTTGCCGCCTGTTCGGCACCGGAAGCCGAGAAAACCAAGCCCCCGCGCCCGGCCATCGTGGTCCATCCCACCGCTGCCGGTAGCCAGCTTGCGGTCTACCCGGGTGAAGTACACGCACGGCACGAACCGGCACTCGCCTTCCGGGTAGGTGGCGCGGTCACCCGCCGACTGGTCGAGGAGGGAGACCGGGTCAAGCAGGGCCAGCCGCTGGCGGAACTGGATGCTCAGGACCTGCAACTGCAGCGGGATGCGGCACGCGCGCAACTGGAGGCCGCAAAGACCGAAAACCGCAATGCCAGTAATGAACTGACCCGCTACCGTGGACTGCTGGAGCGCAAGCTGATTGGGGAGTCCCAATTTGACGCGGTAAAAACCCGCTACGACAGCAGCGTCGCGCAACTGGAACGCGCCCGCGCCCAGTGGAAAGTTGCGGACAACCAGGCGCAATACGCGGTATTGAAAGCCCCCGCCGACGGCGTCATCACCCGCCGCAACATCGACGCGGGCCAGGTGATCAGCGCCGGGCAGACGGTTTTTGTGATGGCGGCCGATGGCGAACGCGAGGTGCGCATCGACCTGCCGGAGCAGGAAATGCCACGCTTTGCCGTCGGCCAGCCGGTGACCATTGAAATGTGGTCACAGCCGGGTACGCCGATCGACGGCCAGGTACGCGAACTTTCCCCCGCGGCCGAAGCCGGCCTGCGTACCTTTGAAGCGCGGGTCGCGTTCTCTGCCGATGACCCGGGTACAGCGACAAAGCCCCAGCTGGGACAAAGCGCCCGGGTGTACGCACGCACCGCACAAACCAGTGACAGCCGCCCCGCCCAGCGCCTGCCCATGTCTTCCATTACCGCCGACGGCGTTGACGCGCATGTATGGCGTATGGACCCGGACAATTTCACCCTGCACAAAGTGGCGGTCACCGTTTCCAGCTACGGCCATGAATACGCGGAAGTTCTATCGAGCCTGCGCCCGGAAGACTGGGTGCTCGCGGCCGGTACCCAGCTGGTGCGCGAGGGACAGCGGGTGCGCCCGGTGGATCGCCAGAACAGACCGATCGAATCCGATGACAGGCTGGCGCAAAGCCTTTGA
- a CDS encoding efflux RND transporter permease subunit, whose product MQFNLSEWALKNRPLVLYAMLVLGLAGALSYTQLGQSEDPPFTFKVMVVNTLWPGASASEVSRQVTERIEKKLMETGEYERITSFSRPGQSQVMFVARDSMHSAEIPDLWYQVRKKVGDIRHTLPPDIQGPFFNDEFGTTFGNIYALTGQGFDYALMKDYADRLQLALQRVDDVGKVELLGLQDEKIWVEISNAKLASLGIPLSAVQSVLQAQNQMADAGIVEAVSDRVRIRVSGQFRSVEEIRQFPIHANGHTLTLGDIASVQRGFSDPPQPRVRFMGEDAIGIAVSMKSGGDILQLGERLDAAIETLQQDLPVGLTLSKVSDQPAAVKSSVGEFVKVLAEALLIVMLVSFFSLGFRTGLVVALSIPLVLAMTFALMNYFDIGLHKISLGALVLALGLMVDDAIIAVEMMAIKMEQGLSRLKAAGFAWNSTAFPMLTGTLITAAGFLPIATAQSGTGEYTRSIFQVVTLSLLASWVAAVIFVPYLGNRLLPQRNGHGGSASHTDSHNPYSKPFYQRFRRVLHWCLSYRKSVLLLTALVFVGSIFLFRFVPQQFFPSSARLELMVDLKLNEGASLHATEEQAARLEGLLSQNPLVENYVAYVGTGSPRFYLPLDQQLPAASFAQFVVLTRNVEEREQVRLWLISALREQFPAVRSRVSRLENGPPVGYPVQFRVSGEHIGEARRIAREVAKIVRTNDDVANVHLDWEEPSKVVNLALDQARIRQMGVSSASLSRALQGSLSGTAVGQYREDNELITVAVRGEQRERQALAQLGNLAVQTDTGDSLPLNQLATLDYGFEEGVIWHRDRLPTVTVRADIYGSQQPATVVADIWPQLQALRDTLPPGYLLEIGGSVEASARGQKSVNAGMPLFVLVVFTLLMLQLRSFSLSTMVFLTAPLGVIGVTLFLLLFNKPFGFVAMLGTIALAGMIMRNSVILIDQIEQDIRQGLSPWEAIIESTVRRFRPIVLTALTAVLAMIPLSGSDFFGPMAVAIMGGLIVATALTLLFLPALYAAWFRVKNPLDATGKPVTAGSDIAPAH is encoded by the coding sequence ATGCAATTCAACCTTTCCGAGTGGGCGCTGAAGAATCGCCCGCTGGTGCTCTACGCCATGCTGGTACTCGGCCTTGCCGGCGCGCTCTCCTATACCCAACTGGGGCAAAGCGAAGATCCGCCGTTTACTTTCAAGGTGATGGTGGTCAACACACTGTGGCCGGGAGCCAGCGCCAGCGAGGTATCCCGTCAGGTAACCGAGCGCATCGAGAAGAAGCTGATGGAAACAGGCGAGTACGAGCGCATCACCTCGTTCTCCCGCCCCGGCCAGTCACAGGTGATGTTTGTCGCCCGCGACAGCATGCACTCCGCAGAGATTCCCGACCTCTGGTATCAGGTAAGGAAAAAAGTGGGCGATATTCGACACACCCTGCCGCCGGATATTCAGGGGCCGTTTTTCAACGATGAATTCGGCACTACCTTTGGCAACATCTACGCACTCACCGGCCAGGGTTTCGACTATGCACTGATGAAAGACTATGCGGACCGCCTGCAGCTCGCACTGCAACGGGTGGACGATGTGGGCAAGGTGGAACTGCTGGGCCTGCAGGACGAAAAAATCTGGGTGGAAATCTCCAACGCCAAGCTGGCATCCCTGGGCATTCCACTCTCGGCAGTGCAGTCTGTGCTACAGGCACAAAACCAGATGGCGGACGCAGGCATCGTGGAAGCGGTCAGCGACCGGGTGCGAATCCGGGTCAGCGGCCAGTTCCGCAGTGTGGAGGAAATCCGCCAGTTCCCGATACACGCCAATGGACATACCTTGACGCTGGGTGATATCGCCAGCGTACAACGAGGGTTCAGCGACCCGCCGCAACCGCGCGTGCGGTTTATGGGGGAAGACGCCATCGGTATCGCGGTTTCGATGAAGTCCGGTGGCGACATTCTGCAACTGGGCGAGCGGCTGGACGCCGCGATAGAAACCCTGCAGCAGGACCTGCCGGTGGGGCTGACCCTGAGCAAGGTCTCCGATCAGCCGGCGGCGGTGAAAAGCAGTGTAGGGGAATTCGTCAAGGTACTGGCGGAAGCTCTCCTTATCGTCATGCTGGTGAGCTTTTTCTCGCTTGGGTTCCGCACAGGGTTGGTTGTGGCGCTTTCCATCCCGCTGGTGCTGGCGATGACCTTCGCACTGATGAATTACTTTGATATCGGCCTGCATAAAATTTCACTCGGGGCTCTGGTACTGGCACTGGGGCTGATGGTGGACGATGCCATCATCGCGGTGGAGATGATGGCGATCAAAATGGAACAGGGCCTGAGCCGGCTGAAAGCTGCCGGCTTTGCCTGGAACAGCACCGCCTTCCCCATGTTGACCGGCACCCTGATTACCGCAGCGGGATTCCTGCCCATTGCCACCGCACAATCCGGCACCGGTGAATACACCCGCTCCATTTTCCAGGTGGTCACGCTATCGCTGCTCGCCTCCTGGGTGGCCGCAGTCATTTTTGTGCCCTACCTGGGCAATCGCCTGCTGCCGCAGCGCAACGGCCACGGTGGATCAGCCAGTCATACCGACTCCCACAATCCCTACAGCAAACCGTTTTACCAGCGCTTCCGCCGGGTACTCCACTGGTGTTTGAGCTATCGAAAATCCGTGCTGTTGCTGACCGCGCTCGTTTTTGTCGGTTCGATCTTTCTGTTCCGCTTCGTTCCCCAGCAGTTCTTCCCCTCATCCGCACGCCTGGAGCTGATGGTGGATCTCAAGCTGAATGAAGGCGCTTCCCTGCACGCCACCGAGGAACAGGCCGCCCGCCTGGAGGGCCTGCTTTCGCAGAATCCACTGGTGGAAAACTACGTAGCCTATGTGGGCACCGGGTCCCCGCGTTTTTACCTGCCCCTGGACCAGCAACTACCGGCCGCCAGCTTTGCCCAGTTTGTGGTGCTGACCCGCAACGTGGAAGAGCGGGAGCAAGTGCGGCTGTGGCTGATCTCCGCCCTGCGGGAACAGTTCCCTGCAGTGCGCTCGCGGGTATCGCGCCTGGAAAATGGCCCGCCGGTGGGTTACCCGGTGCAGTTCCGGGTTTCCGGGGAACATATCGGCGAGGCGCGCCGTATCGCCCGCGAGGTAGCGAAAATCGTGCGCACCAATGACGATGTGGCGAACGTGCACCTGGACTGGGAAGAGCCGAGCAAGGTGGTGAACCTGGCGCTGGACCAGGCGCGTATCCGGCAGATGGGCGTGAGTAGCGCGTCCCTCTCCCGCGCGCTGCAGGGATCCCTCTCCGGCACCGCGGTAGGCCAGTACCGGGAAGACAATGAACTGATTACGGTCGCGGTTCGCGGTGAGCAGCGGGAGCGGCAGGCACTGGCACAACTGGGCAACCTGGCGGTACAGACCGACACCGGCGATTCTCTGCCACTGAACCAGCTGGCCACCCTCGATTACGGATTTGAGGAAGGGGTTATCTGGCATCGCGACCGCCTGCCAACCGTAACGGTGCGCGCAGATATCTACGGTAGCCAGCAGCCGGCAACGGTGGTGGCGGATATCTGGCCACAACTCCAGGCGCTGCGCGATACATTGCCGCCGGGCTATTTGCTGGAGATCGGCGGCAGTGTGGAGGCGTCTGCGCGCGGCCAGAAATCCGTCAATGCCGGCATGCCGCTGTTTGTACTGGTGGTGTTTACCCTGCTGATGTTGCAGCTGCGCAGCTTCTCCCTTTCCACCATGGTGTTTCTCACCGCACCGCTGGGTGTGATTGGGGTGACACTGTTCCTGCTGCTGTTCAACAAGCCGTTTGGCTTTGTTGCCATGCTCGGCACCATTGCCCTGGCGGGCATGATCATGCGGAACTCGGTAATCCTGATAGACCAGATCGAACAAGATATCCGCCAGGGGCTTTCCCCCTGGGAGGCCATCATCGAGTCTACCGTGCGTCGCTTCCGCCCGATCGTGCTGACGGCACTGACCGCGGTACTGGCAATGATTCCGCTTTCCGGCAGCGACTTTTTTGGCCCGATGGCGGTCGCGATTATGGGCGGGCTGATCGTGGCTACCGCACTCACCCTGCTGTTTTTGCCGGCGCTTTACGCCGCCTGGTTCCGGGTCAAAAACCCGCTTGATGCAACCGGCAAGCCGGTGACTGCCGGTTCGGATATAGCGCCCGCGCACTGA
- a CDS encoding MBL fold metallo-hydrolase, whose protein sequence is MSKSILRHLLTVGLLAATAMQAEAQRDFSQVEIEPQPVADNLYMLTGAGGNIALFTGDDGAFMVDDQFAPLSEKILAAVSTLTDKPLRFVINTHWHGDHTGGNENMGKAGALIVAHENVRKRMSTEQFTKLWDRTTPPSPAAALPVITFTDVTTFHWNGDEVRVQHVGPAHTDGDSIILFKQANVIHMGDTFFNGSYPYVDLSAGGSVDGVIENARRVLELADDKTKIIPGHGPLTDKKGLQQYHDLLVRLRSKIKTLVDAGNTREQVIAAKPTKEFDEHYGQGFMKPDVWTGIVYDSLKQQ, encoded by the coding sequence ATGAGTAAATCGATTCTGAGACACCTGCTAACGGTGGGACTGCTTGCGGCGACCGCGATGCAGGCCGAGGCGCAGCGGGATTTCTCACAGGTGGAAATCGAGCCCCAGCCAGTGGCAGACAACCTGTACATGTTGACCGGTGCCGGGGGCAATATTGCGCTGTTTACCGGCGATGACGGCGCCTTTATGGTGGATGACCAGTTCGCGCCGCTGAGTGAAAAAATTCTCGCCGCGGTGTCAACGCTCACCGACAAGCCGCTGCGTTTTGTCATCAACACCCACTGGCATGGCGACCATACCGGTGGCAATGAAAACATGGGCAAGGCGGGTGCATTGATTGTGGCGCATGAAAATGTGCGCAAACGTATGAGCACCGAGCAGTTCACCAAGCTGTGGGACCGTACCACCCCGCCATCCCCGGCGGCGGCGCTGCCGGTCATCACCTTCACCGACGTCACCACCTTTCACTGGAACGGGGATGAAGTACGGGTACAGCATGTGGGCCCGGCGCATACCGATGGCGACTCGATCATTCTGTTCAAACAGGCCAATGTGATTCATATGGGGGATACCTTCTTTAATGGAAGTTATCCCTACGTCGATTTGTCCGCGGGTGGTAGCGTCGATGGCGTGATCGAAAATGCGCGCCGGGTACTGGAGCTGGCAGATGACAAGACCAAGATCATTCCCGGCCACGGTCCGCTGACCGACAAAAAAGGATTGCAGCAGTACCACGATCTGCTGGTGCGCCTGCGCAGCAAAATCAAGACGCTGGTGGACGCGGGGAATACCAGAGAGCAGGTAATCGCCGCAAAGCCGACGAAAGAATTTGATGAGCACTACGGGCAGGGCTTTATGAAACCGGATGTCTGGACCGGGATCGTATACGACTCGCTCAAGCAGCAGTAA
- a CDS encoding glycerophosphodiester phosphodiesterase: MIKRLLLLLLLALLAFVGWRYLAARPAADTGLQFPHHQTEGFRRPLVIAHADDSGAGLYPGNTPVFLQQMAAMKVDVLEMDVHATADNELVLMHDATVDRTTDGEGAIVDKTLADLKTLNVAYNWSRDGKSYPYRDSPQRILTVDEVFRQYPKYPMVIELKSPGEDAAQSLCRKLKAFNKSNQVIVSSFHQQAIDAFRRDCGHVATGAGGDDVKVFALATRVGAFRLLSPNYQALHIPVEYDGINLVSANAVAQAQNHGVRVDVWTINDELQMRRLIEMGVDGIMTDRPDRLIKVIEEIQEFQEMSE; this comes from the coding sequence ATGATCAAACGTTTACTGCTGTTGTTACTGCTCGCCCTGCTGGCTTTTGTCGGCTGGCGCTACCTTGCCGCGCGGCCCGCAGCCGATACCGGGCTGCAGTTTCCACACCATCAAACCGAGGGCTTTCGCCGGCCCCTGGTTATTGCCCATGCGGATGACTCCGGGGCCGGGCTTTACCCGGGAAATACGCCGGTGTTTCTGCAACAGATGGCGGCGATGAAAGTGGATGTGCTGGAAATGGATGTCCATGCCACTGCGGATAATGAGCTGGTGCTGATGCACGATGCCACGGTGGATCGCACCACGGATGGCGAGGGCGCAATCGTCGATAAGACCCTGGCAGATCTGAAAACACTCAACGTAGCGTATAACTGGAGCCGGGACGGGAAAAGCTACCCTTATCGCGACAGTCCGCAGCGTATTCTCACGGTGGATGAGGTATTCAGGCAGTATCCCAAATACCCCATGGTGATCGAGCTGAAAAGCCCCGGCGAGGATGCGGCGCAATCCCTGTGTCGCAAGCTCAAGGCGTTCAACAAAAGCAATCAGGTCATCGTGTCTTCCTTCCACCAGCAAGCCATCGATGCTTTTCGCAGGGACTGCGGCCACGTCGCCACCGGTGCCGGTGGCGACGACGTAAAAGTGTTTGCGCTGGCCACAAGGGTGGGCGCCTTTCGGCTTCTGAGCCCCAACTACCAGGCGTTGCATATTCCGGTTGAATACGACGGTATCAACCTGGTGAGCGCCAACGCCGTCGCGCAGGCACAGAACCACGGGGTGCGTGTCGATGTGTGGACAATCAACGACGAGCTGCAGATGCGTCGCCTGATTGAGATGGGGGTCGACGGCATCATGACTGACCGTCCCGATCGGCTGATAAAAGTAATTGAAGAGATACAGGAATTTCAGGAGATGAGTGAATGA
- a CDS encoding glycerophosphodiester phosphodiesterase, with translation MSATDSWLTPGRSRPLVIAHGDEAGRGLYPGNTLLYLRKMVALGVDALEMDLNLTADGRLVLLHDATLERTTDGKGSVQDKTLEELRGLNAAYHWSPDGERFPYRDNPLPLVTIDEVFAEFPRTPMIIELKNSDRRAAQILARSIEKAGCHDRVIVSSFHGGVIRAFRSLCPQVATGATLPEALLFFAAQCVFAEKLLRPAYQTMQLPTRYYGLPVYTARFVHAARRCHLHIAVWTVNEVESMKKYTVLGLDGIVTDRPDRLLSMLDN, from the coding sequence TTGAGCGCCACTGATTCCTGGCTGACGCCCGGTCGTTCGCGCCCGCTGGTAATCGCCCATGGCGACGAAGCCGGGCGCGGTCTCTACCCGGGCAATACACTGCTGTACCTGCGGAAAATGGTCGCACTCGGCGTGGACGCACTGGAGATGGATTTGAATCTCACGGCCGATGGTCGGCTGGTATTGCTCCACGATGCCACGCTGGAGCGTACCACCGATGGCAAGGGCTCGGTGCAAGACAAGACCCTGGAGGAACTGCGCGGGCTAAACGCCGCGTACCACTGGTCGCCGGATGGCGAGCGGTTTCCCTATCGCGACAACCCGCTGCCGCTGGTCACCATCGACGAGGTCTTTGCCGAATTTCCGCGGACCCCGATGATCATTGAGCTCAAAAATTCAGACCGCCGCGCGGCACAAATACTGGCCCGGTCCATCGAGAAGGCCGGCTGTCATGACCGGGTGATCGTATCGTCCTTCCACGGTGGGGTGATCCGTGCATTCCGCAGCCTGTGCCCGCAGGTGGCTACCGGCGCGACCCTGCCCGAGGCGCTGCTCTTTTTCGCCGCCCAGTGTGTGTTTGCCGAGAAGCTGCTCAGGCCCGCCTACCAAACCATGCAGTTGCCTACCCGTTACTATGGATTGCCCGTGTACACCGCGCGGTTTGTGCACGCGGCGCGCCGCTGTCACCTGCACATTGCCGTGTGGACGGTAAATGAGGTTGAATCCATGAAAAAATACACAGTCCTGGGTCTGGACGGAATTGTTACCGACCGACCCGACAGGCTGCTGTCGATGCTGGATAACTGA
- a CDS encoding VWA domain-containing protein, with protein MKKAIALCMLLILSGCGEPVARNQGVYMLIDTSGTYTEELGKAQQVINFTLARLNPGDTFAVASINTGSFSEKNIQAKVTFDDRPSVANRQKQAFQQSIDAFVAGAQPAAYTDITGGLLQAVEFLNEKKPGRKTILIFSDLKEEIKQGYNRDLPLELNGFDLVALNVTKLNSDNVDPSEYLGRLQQWQEKVEQGGGSWRVVNDLERLEKILP; from the coding sequence ATGAAAAAAGCGATAGCACTGTGCATGTTACTGATCCTTTCCGGGTGTGGAGAGCCGGTGGCGCGTAACCAGGGTGTCTATATGTTGATCGACACCTCGGGCACCTACACCGAGGAACTCGGCAAGGCGCAGCAGGTGATCAATTTCACCCTGGCCAGACTGAATCCCGGGGATACGTTTGCCGTGGCCAGCATCAACACCGGCAGCTTCAGCGAGAAAAATATTCAGGCCAAAGTCACCTTCGACGACCGGCCCAGCGTCGCCAATCGGCAGAAGCAGGCATTCCAGCAGAGTATCGATGCCTTTGTTGCGGGCGCACAACCGGCGGCCTACACGGACATCACCGGCGGCCTGCTGCAGGCGGTGGAATTCCTCAATGAAAAGAAGCCGGGGCGAAAAACCATCCTGATTTTCTCGGACCTCAAGGAAGAGATAAAACAGGGCTACAATCGCGACCTGCCGCTGGAATTGAATGGGTTTGATCTGGTTGCACTGAATGTAACCAAGCTCAACAGCGACAATGTGGACCCCAGTGAATACCTGGGCCGGCTGCAGCAATGGCAGGAAAAAGTTGAGCAGGGCGGGGGTAGCTGGCGCGTGGTCAACGACCTGGAACGGCTGGAAAAAATCCTGCCGTGA